CGTCAAAAATATGGAAAGATTGAGGACAAACAATTTAAACTACATGTTGTAGGTATGTTAGGCCTCGAATGAAAAATCAATATCCCTTCgagtttaaatatatgtacattctaCGCCTGTCTCAAGTTGACgtcatacaattataaatacatgctTTTTAAAGTTGCAATAACCACATAgctcataaaataattagtgtGTAGTAATATGATATGAAAGAAactcgtaattatttatatttcaggaaaatattttataacgccTAGTTTTAATACTctagaagcattttttttataatggaaatttaaataaatgatcagacaaaagtaaatttgaatacaattaaaaattacactaaaaatattgataacattgtGTTATAATGGCGGTgaagaaatgtattattttatttatatttaataatattaaacattatatgaaGGAAGTAGGGCGCTCACACAAAGTGAAGAAGCTCAAGTCTATTTATGTGTGCGTCTGttgttatctgtattttataatgtaaattacaataatacaatcatattatatttagcatTATTTGTCTgcaaatacattaaaaagttCTTAGCAATTtccaattttgttaaatttataattatcgttCACTGAACGGTGCTAGTTCCAACTTTGAAACTACGGAGCCACGGAGAGGTCCACTAAAATACCACGTAGACAATTTCTGTGTTAGCAACTTTTCGGTGTAAACAGTAAATACCTGTACAGCATTGTTATGTATTTGTTACGTTTGTCACCAACGCGTGTTGACAACTTTCAAATTGCCAATTTTCCTTTTGATGAGCTTTTTAATCTATGCTATGATcctattttttagtaattaaatgtaCGTAGATGTGCCTAGTACGCAGGCGTAAATACTGCCAAAGAGAAAAGAAAATCTTTGTCTCGTCACATACGTAtcggttttaaaaatattttaaggtaagGCAAAAATCGTATCAAAAATTCAGAATATTATCAAAAGCCAAAGTGACAAGTTTTATTAAACACCCGCTGCCGAGGTTTTATTTACTGGTGACAAAAATACACAGATAAATCATAAATACCGGTCTTGACAATGGCGCTAGTAGCGACTGCCGATCGATCGATAGTTGTGCAGAGGAGATTTTGCGCGTTTAACCACTTCCTAGttaattaaaacgtaaaaaagttaaaatacgtTTCTATAAAAGTGAACACGGTTGTCTTGTGAAAATAGTTTTCTCTTATAATTGTTATCATTTTCGTGGACTCACCACTCTTTTTAAGTCGAAGAATTACTGCACTTATTGGAATCTTTTTGGTATGTCACGagaattattttgttctttttattaTCTTCCTTATTatctagttaataaattatttgactttctgagttattttaaataaataaaaactcttttttggTGTTAAGTTGTTATTCTAGGAGACAAATAGggctacaaataaaaaatattattgcatttttttatttctcttggCCTTTTATCGCTATATAATATGCTTAATCAAATCGCCTTTTTATCTTATATCTATATGTGAGATTTTTTACACTGCTCTTAGTATCCTATAATACTTCACACTGTTATTGTTAGAGTATGATGTCATATATTAGTAGTAGACAATAGAGACATGGTttgcatttaaatttgatttgaaatttaatgaCTTCATATTAGTGTAAAAAGATTTTtctgaataaagtaatttatgtaaaCAGGATtgtgaaaatatcaaaaatataaaaatatatatatactacccCGAGGCAATAAGATATAGTAAgaaattttccattttttttatacaactaaCAAAATTTTATCTGTTTCTGATtggaaatactttaaataactaGAAACTGAAAGGGATTTTTTGTAACATGTCTTATTGTGGTGAATCTTCAAAAGTGCAAAATGATTCAGAATGTAACTTGAACTAGGCATTAAAGTTGTATGTCTCAAAAATAAGATTGGATATTATGAAGTGGATGATATACTCAGCACAGGATAATTTTCCCCGAGGGAATAGGTTGCAATGCTTATGgcaaatatagatattttatttaatgtttattcttCATTGAGTATCTGGACACTTATTGAGCAAAAAGAGCaatcatctatataattagATGGTTCTTCCCAACAAAAGGGTTTACAAAAAGCATTTGCATTCTAAACTAAGAGCAGTAGgctgtttttatttcttgtatattttcttacaatGCATACAAAACTTATTCAGGGAAGTTTTAAGGCATcatcttcatttttatttatctttttgagTATAGAAGAAACTCACTGATACTACTTTTCTGTTCAGACTGCTGACACTGCTCAGGAGCCTATGCATAGAAGGGCTTATGTACTTTTCAGTTTAATATCCAATTATACTCATCGACAAATCATTGTTAATCCAAAGGGACGGTAATCTGAGACACCATGAGAATTCAGATACACAAGAaaacttaaagaaaattatatataatatatattatcttgttttttaatatatttttgtaaaataggttatattactaaatgtaattaaaagtttttctaCCCACATCTTCAAAAACTCACATGTTAAGGTTTTCATGGTATATAAGAGACattcatttttaaacttttccTTGATCTGTTCTCTCATGAAGGCTTGTCTCTGCAAAGTGGTCAGTGTGTATGAGTGATGCTCCTAAATGGGTACTTGTGAGGACTAGTTAAAACAGCATAATAAATACCAATTAGACTATGAATCTTTGTTTCAAGTTTTCAAAAAATTTACTCCatcattaataaacaattttgttccatttaaatttgaattaaactcCAACAACCAACAACCATTCCGAAGGGTgaagaaatacataattaatttatatgggcttgaatttttttataatttataaagatacatattttttaagaataacagCCTTGTAAGGAATTATTGATATTCCGTATTTAACAATTCCAATTAAAGTAAAAGCAGTGGGGACGACAAAAGCCTATTGTTTCAGGATCTAAGCTGCAAACTTTTACTTCGCTAGGCAGCCTGTAAACTATTGCACTATTGgtgcttaatattaatatcccCAGAGTATTTATGAAGgcgtttattttttgttgtatatttatttatattgagcaTATCATTATGAAAGGAAAACCAATTTGGGCAAACAGGTACAAGTAATCATGTTGAAGAAGTTAAAGaagaatatttcaaatagtatAACCTAGATTTCAGTTTGGTAATATATTTACAGGATGATTCTGAATCTACTGAATTGTCAGATTGTGATGCGTTATAATTCCTTGTCATTggatttatcataaaaatggtaatttttatataatacatgtttattttttataaaatacctttttttcaACACCTatctattattaaacataagttTAGATTAGtaggttatttttaattctatgaaCTTTGTGGATTATATATGGGGTAGATTTTCATATGCAAGTTTTCTTACAATGTTTTTCGTTACCATTCCGAATCTTCCATGTGGCCATACAGGGCCGCCAAACAAGAATTGAAAATGTGGTAGTTATAACTTGTAAATACATCAACCTTTTAAATTAAGGCCAATaggaattttatatatgttaaagtAGGATGAGCAGTGGCATAGATGAAAATAGTGTATTCAGAAAAATCATGTTACGACCTTCAAATTCCAAATGGCGTAAACTTATATCAGACTGTTAACTGTAACTGTTACCAATATATGGCTtgcaaaagaaaataacaattgaTGAATAAAGATGcagattcaataaaaatatataaaaaatacacagagatcaataaacagagtaagAAAGGTATTGTTAATAGAAATAGTGTTAAATGTCGGAGTAAATCTGGTTTCATACTGTTTTTTAAACAGTCCAAATACAGTAACTAAATTCTTCATGATGGGAATTTAATAGTAGTCATTTTCGTAATgcaagaaagaaaatataatgtgaaaatagttttgtagtattttactattaaaagaaCCTTTTTTTGCGTATGGACTCTAGTGCTCAACACCACTTTACTCGAACTACGCATCTGAGGATGAAATGAacacaatatttatgtaaagtcACTCCAGTCCTAAAATTCGATGACTGGTAGCTCATCTTAATCACAAAAATTGcttaaaactatatacatacatcataCAGTCGTGTGCTCATTGATTTTAGAATGGTCATGAAATGACGAGGTCTTAATGAAATAATGatcttagaattaaaaaatatgcaaaggATGCATTTAAATGGCACAACTTGCCTTTCATCCTTGCTTCTTTGTGTTGTGAAGGTTATAAAGGTTGTTATATAAAACGGATAGTGATAGAATTGTGTATTGCTAAAATCAAAAGACAAACCAAATTAGGCAACAAAAAATACTAGTAAAACTAAAGGCAGAATGTGtcactaaacaaataaaaaagattttagaaGTGCCTTATAATTTTGGGGGTAGctggatatttattttaaaacgtgtcAAACGATATTTATGGAGGCACCccttaatttcattatattgctcgccagtaaataattttattatgaaaaaggtgtttagaaaataaaaatataacgaaaagcGAGTTGATAAAGTGCTTGAAGAATCAGCGAGAGATTTTTTTTGGGACTTTCAGCAGATATCAGCGGATAAAGCTTAAGCCTACAGATGTCGGCGTTACCTACTGGGCTATTGAATTTAAACGAGGTAGATCGGACTGTAAAGGTTCGGGTATCAAAGAAGCTATTGTCAAAATGATGgacaatttgtttttgaaagaTACAAAATTGTTGTGAAAggcaaataacataataaaataatttgctgTGGatcttaaacatataatttagtagcattcaaactatttattattattttaactgttttACTGGTGTCGTGGTATTCGTAAAGTGTCAGTAGAAAcgtaatatcgaaatattttagCATGGCTGAAACACGAGTGCACTATTTCGATCTCGATATAAAAAGTATGTCTTGGAAGTGACTACGACTCCGTTGCTGTCCAAATTGTGCCCTCAGTGTTCTGGGATGGTGAATATACCCTCTTATTGACTACATGCCAAAACAAAGAcgataactttaatttaattattataatgcgtAAAACGATAACAGACAGTCGTAGAAATTCATTGATGGTCTTAGTTTTTTATAAGTTCGCTTCTCAAAATATTTCctattatttgtatgtttttcacatttattcattcattgatAGTAGAAAATCCATAcctatgttaatttataacctACACTAATGATGAAAAGTAGAAAGACCTAGGCTATGGACTTAGAAATTGATTacatgtaggtatttttttatgttatatgcccccatatttatttattatacacaaagtttttttttaatatcatgaaaatgaacttcaatgaaatttaaaatatagttttaaagcgaatttaaaaaagtaaaagagtGAATTTTTGACTTCACCGCTTATTTCACCTGTTACAAATTTTtggaatcatttatttaaattaattaaaaatctgggATTTGGCTAAAgtatagaattttaaaatatatattattttcaaacaaggTGTAAGAAATGCTTAATGCCGGACCCGAGGGTTAAGCCGGTGTCGGCAAGTGAATCATCTGCGTCAGACGAAGCGTCAAAATTGGAACTATATCTTCAGAGACAACTTGAAGAGGATGTAGCAAGGTAAGATATTTTTTCCAGACACAATTTCCACTAGACTACGCCGGCTTTAGTttctaataaatgttaattttgcaAAAGTacctaataaaagtattaatagttAATGCATCAACTAATCCAAACCTAACCGTATATATCgtatttttaaaggaaattttaggtttttatacaaattttaatttatattttcaactaaTTTGAAGTGCATGCTGCGTTATTCTAAGTCAtatggtttaattttaattcgttaatTTGCGTATTATTAACCAGTAAGctgatattttaaagtattttgagTAGTTTCCCTTTCATTTAAGGACTCTGAACTAGAGATCCACTTCAACTTCTTGCCAATATTCCCATTTAAAAACAACAAGTTCGCATTCTGCTACGGCACAAAAGTACcagttatcataaaatatacaagacTATATGAAATTATCCAATTATGAGATTTTATCTGTTTACAGAATTTTTGACGAATCGATTTATTCTGATCTAGAAGTGGCGTGTGGGAAACACCACAAAATACTAACTCATTCTTGCATACTAAAAGCAcgtacaaacaaattttatagaaaGCTTGAAGCATTTTTGCATGTTAACATCGAAAAAGAAGCTTTTGATGAGATATATTCGTTTATAAGGTAatttattgtatgaaataataaaattaactttttgttattaagtattaatgaaCGATTAGTGAttgaaagaaattataaaaaatggaatccgtacaccttttttttttgttttcagcgATGCTTATACCGAATGCGATATCACAACCCAAGAAAAagagatattaatttttttgaaaaaacacCTCTTTACAAAAcgtaatttcattgaattaaacaaaacaaaggaTGAAATAGATGATATTGATGTATTTCTAACTCCAAATTGTGCAAGTCCGTACACAGAAAAAAAAGGTCAACAGATATCGTGCCTAAGCCCAAGTACCgaaataacaaaagaatattatgCATTAGTGCACATTGAGGGAAATTTATTGGAACAAGAGCTAATAGAACAAGATGTTTTGTCTAATGCATTTCagactataaaaaaatcacaagaaTCAAATAAAGTTACACAACGCAATAAGCCAACTTCGTTGTCTCTGTTTTCTAGTCACTCTCCCAAGACCTTAAAACATTCCAATGattgtgatataaataataaattaccgcATGATCCTGTTGTGTTGaacaattgtaaatttataaaaaagacggTCCGTAACGAATCCTTCTCTGAAAGAAACTTAGATCCAACATATTCTCCAGACAGTTTAATCACAGACGAGCCTAGTTCGTCTTCAGACTACTTGTCTGCTGTGTATACTTGTTCCCCTGCGTTGGGCTCTTCTGGATGCTTGTCGCAATTAAATGCTGAAGACAATAGCTTTAAAATGGAAAACATATTTACGTCATCTGATTCGGGCTTGGAAAATACTGGTTTGTTGGAAAGTCTCAACAGTCATAAAGATGTTACACTAACGGACATATCTTTGTCTGATAGTACTGTACATGACCGAACCGTAGAAGAAGGGTCCAGTCCAGAGGCCGACATAAACCAGGTACAGATGATAAGAATTCCTATAGTTCGCACTACACCGTTATCGATTTGCACTACTTCACAaagtatagattatatagaaCAGAAAAATAgttcagaaaaaaaatcaaatgagaAAGTTTGTGGTAAATCCTCTAAGGAACAGAAACAGCGACAGAATGAAGAAATTGTAATATTAGAGTCATCCTCGGTGTCTTCAGAAACTGGGTCCTGGGAATCAGTTTTTCCACCAAAAGTAACAGATAAGGAAGCTTGTGACAAGTTTATACAAAATGAACGTCAGAATGTTAGTCAAAATGTTGCcatagtagaaaaaaataagcaggATAATTTATCGGATTCGGAAAACTTTGCACCCTTTTTAGTCAAAACGACACCTTGTTTTATTGATGCTGCAAGTTTGGTTGACGAAGAACACGTGTCATTAAGCTTACACAGTCAAATTCTGACAAAGAAGGCGAAAgccaaatctaaaaatatacctCTTCCAAGCCAGCCGTTACCTTGTTCTACAATCAAGGGTCATGATATTAGCCCAGGGGATTGGTCCGAAAGTAATGATAATGAAGATTCATTAGAACAAGCAGATAATAAAGAACCTGATTCAATACAAAAGGATTTATCGCCGACTATTTTTGAAATGACTCCTATTACAGAAGATTCTTTAAGTGCAAATGATAATCAagaatataaagaaatttttgAAACATGTAAAACTAGTAACATTGCATCCGCTCAACAGTCAACCAGTGCTGTTTATATGGGGACTACGCCACACAATTCTATTATGTCTTTAAAAGGTtcttctttaaaaaattatgattcgGAAGAAAGTGAAAGTGATACAATAGTAATGAGTAGGGAAAGTCTTAAAAATTTTAGGTCTAACCGGTATAATGAATCTTCACTTGCATCAGATTGTGTTTCTATGGAAAACATCAGTTCGCCTAAACTAGGGACCCAAAATAGTAGTCCATCAATTCGGAAAAAAATAGACAATATCTTCATAACGACGGAGGGGAGCTTGAATgataatgaaaagaaaaattcttCAAAACCATCAAAATCTGCATCAGCATCTGCCTGGGTGGTTGATATGTCATTAAGTCCTAAAGTAGCTGAAGACAGTAAAAACAATTCCAgtcaaaatgttaatataaaaaaacctagTGACCGAATGTGTGCAACTTTAAAAAATGAGTCAAAGGTCGGTAGTAATGACAGCTGTAACAAAAGTAGAAGTTCTGTGGACTCTGATAGCTCAGAAAAATCGGGCCATAAATTCTACATTGACTTATCAACTTTACCTGATCCCTTACCTCCAGAAACAACGAACATTGATAAAAACAGCGAGAAAGGGAACATTTTTTCTATGTACATCGATTTGGGTGAAAAATCCACTCTAAAAGAAATGCCATCTCGACTATCATCTTCACTTAATGCTAAAAAGCAATCCAATGAAAAAACCTCCACTTCATTAAAACATATTCCAACTTCCAAAACTCCAAAAAATTCATATATTGAAAAACCTATGCCATGCAGTTCTAAGTCTCACGAACAGTCTGTAACTTTTGAAAGATATGAATCGTTGTGTAATGATCCTAACATCAGTATTTCTGATATAATAGCTATTCCTGAGCCTACctgtaaaaaatctaataagatATATGAAGtcgaaactgaaataaaaaatgacagaACAACTCGACGTAAAAATGATAAGTCCTTTAAACCAGACTCGAGAGCAGTGATACGTGAGGAGACGACAAAATGTGAGGATACTGATCTATTTGTTAGGTTATCGGATTTGGATAAACCGATGCAAAATTCAGACGATTTCGAAAGAGAAATTTTGGATTCAAGAATGACAAGATCTATACCTGATAATAATTGGTCAGAACAAAATAAAGCAGGTACGTCAAGGTCAAGTGAGGTCATAAGTTCATTTCATTCAGAGAATGCATTAAGCTTAAACAGGCTTTTTCCTCATCTGAAGAATGAATTTAGCAAAAGTATGCCCATATCACTTTCTGGACGAACACAATCCCCCTCGAGGCAAGGGTCGAGTGTTTGTGAAGTAGATGAGCATAATTCTGACGTGTCGGAACTCAGCAGTGTGCAAAGTAGTATGTGTCGGTCTGTCATTGGtaagttgatttttaaaaatttcatcaatttaacACAACTGAAACAAGTTGTTATGATAATgatgttgaaataatataacatatttttttagagaaTAGTACAACTGAAGAGACGAGTCAAACCTCCAGTTTAATAGGCAATTGTCAGTCTCGATTAGGTCAAGACTTGTTGCGAATGTTCCTAGAAGAAATAGCGCCTGATGTTATAGTCGAAGTGTCAGGGAAACGTATTAAGGCACACAAATGTATATTATCATCAaggtatttcttaaaataaataaatgtatattataaataaaaaaaatattttttgacggTTTACTTGCATACTTAAAGAACgtcttatttaacataaaaaaatttcaGATGTCAATATTTCGCCGGTATTTTGAGTGGTGGGTGGGTAGAAAGTTCTggaaatgttattgttttgccGCCGTAAGTATTGTAATACGTTTATTAAAGTTCCAATTATTCctttttgtcaattaaaaatacattcgtatgtatttattttaaaggttttccTTCAACGTTGTACACTTTGCTCTGTGCCATATATATTCAGGCCTTTCGAATATTCCTGATTCAATAAGCATTGTGGAACTGGCAACCATCGCTGATATGCTAGGTCTTGAAGGTTTGAAAGAAGCCATAATGTTCACACTAAAGGCCAGATATTGTCATCACTTTCACAGGGTGggttttatacattaataattatgaatttatttaataaattaatttaatcacttaattatataatataattttaaaaataataatatttttattcaatcgaataatatatacgctttaataatttgattggtATAATTGCTTTTAGCCGTGTCAAGTATGCACAGCTGGTGTGTTGGAATGCTTCCCCCTCTCATCGGTTTATGGATTGGATGATTTGTATCGTAAATGCCTAAGGTGGATAACGAAGTATTTTACAAAAGTGTGGCCTACTAAAGCTTTTGCTACGTTGCCTAAAGAGCTATTGGACAAATGTTATCAAGAGcacataattaatttgacgattGATAATCTTATCGACACCGTCTATGGATGTGGCATTACAGGTGCGACAACACGTCACTAATAATAAAgctaatttataacattaaagatTACTATCGTATAGCGCTATTTCTTAAGACCTTATATAAACTTGTGTTGGGCGAAAGATACGACATTTTAATTGCTTACTCCTTAATAAAACTAACAACGAAAATAGTAAATAACGTAATTCGTAGAAGATGTTTAAGGTGACTGCAatgagttaattattattaatgtaataaaatagatacagattttcttaaatattttaaagacttaTCAAACTATATacgaatttgttaaaaatatttatatatgaagttCTGTGTGATAACAATATCAtgacaatatgtttttttaatactctTTGAGCTCGTATAGGGGTAGTAAACGGGTTTTCAtcaactaatttataattttagttgcaTCACTTCAAAATAGCAGATGGGCAGAGAGTGTAGCGCGCATGTGTCGACGTCTGGTGAATGCTGCAGCGCATTTCGCAGCACCAAGATTATTGGCAGTGCTTGAAATTGTATCCACAGCCCCAGACGCACATCAATCAGCTAAACAAGCCCTCGATGACTGTCTGGCTGCCGCCATCGAATGGGCACCACCAGATGAAACTTGTCGTGTATACGCATTCCTTTCACATTTGGTTAAGgaaatgaaaaatcaaaatttcaCCAATAAAGATTTTATGAGTAATGGCGGTCAAAACTCTAGTGTCCCGGAGCTTTCCAATTTTCTATTTAGTCATGCGAGCTGCTGGCGCTTGCAATGCGAAGGAGCACTCGTAAGGGCTGCGCCTCGAGTTGTGGGCACTCAGGCTTTCAAGGATTTACCTACAGATCTACGCCGGCGGCTGCGAGAACTTGGCTGTATCATGTATGGTCCACAAGCTATTCCTTTGACAAACTCTCCTCTACAAGACAGAAAGAGCAAGAGTACCTATCAAAGTAAACCGCCGAAGACCATTAATTCTGCTACTACTCGCAGTTTAGATATGGAGAAAGTCCGAAACTCTTTCGTTCCTTATAAGCCGAAGCCAATTGTGATGGGATCGAAAGATAAATTGATGAGCAGCGCTGAGATTCGAGACATCAAGAAGATCGCTTATAAAGCAAACATGCCCAAAGTCAGAACGACTAAAGCGCAAGAAGAACGTGCGAAATTTAACCAATCTAAAACGTTGACATCTCAAGATCGTTCCATCAACAATAAACCAGGATCAACCCGGATGTTTGAAAATACAAAACCAAGATATTTGGAACCGCGTTTAGCCAAAGAAAAGGAGAAAAAAATGCCAGCAAGAAAGCTTGTTAATAAAATGGTTTCATCTAGTGAGTCTTCTCGAAATTCAAGTCCAATACAATCTCGAAACGTAAGGGCCAGTCGTATAACCAGTAACCAAGTATATGAACACAAGACGCACACTATGTCCCAAGACAGCCTCGCCACTTCATCACGGCCACGTACAGCGGAACCATCGACTGATTCGCTGAGCGGATCTCAGAACAGTAACAAATATGCTACATACACAAAAACGAAACATACTAGCAAGGGCTCGGTTGAATGtacgttgtatttttttttatatttcactttattgtaattgtaattattagtcCTAATgatgtgttttgttttacagCTGTGATTCCAAAATCTCAGGGTCATTCGACAGCATCTTTGCTACATTCAAAAATCAAGACGAAGATTCccgtatattataatcaaaactcCGTGTCCTGCAATGGGAACAATAAATCAAATGTCAGCGCTAAATCCTGGCAGGTAAGCAACGCTCTTGTATCGGCTAAGAGTAAGAACAAAACCTGCGAGCGAAAGGTGTCCGGGTCTTTGATGAATGCCACAAAATCAAGTTCAGCAAAAATCGTTCCAAAGGTAACTAAAGAATCACAATCCTCGTTGACTAAATCATCCAAGCAGCAAAAACATGCTACAAAACAAGCGTGCAACAGTATGCAGAGGCGGGAGGATTTCGATCGGGAACAAAACATTCCTGCTATGGAACGTTCGGGAACGTTCTTAAAGGATGAGCCAATGTTCAGCGATAAAAGCGCTGACATGGATAAGGGCcagtaatatagtaaaaatatattttctaataactgtAAGACggtactgtaataaataaccTTACCTTACTCAGTTCACCTCAAATGAATTCTAGGAAGTTTTTGTaggatatgttatttaataagttcTTAATTTACcccttttttaatg
This genomic window from Vanessa atalanta chromosome Z, ilVanAtal1.2, whole genome shotgun sequence contains:
- the LOC125075772 gene encoding uncharacterized protein LOC125075772 isoform X1, yielding MPDPRVKPVSASESSASDEASKLELYLQRQLEEDVARIFDESIYSDLEVACGKHHKILTHSCILKARTNKFYRKLEAFLHVNIEKEAFDEIYSFISDAYTECDITTQEKEILIFLKKHLFTKRNFIELNKTKDEIDDIDVFLTPNCASPYTEKKGQQISCLSPSTEITKEYYALVHIEGNLLEQELIEQDVLSNAFQTIKKSQESNKVTQRNKPTSLSLFSSHSPKTLKHSNDCDINNKLPHDPVVLNNCKFIKKTVRNESFSERNLDPTYSPDSLITDEPSSSSDYLSAVYTCSPALGSSGCLSQLNAEDNSFKMENIFTSSDSGLENTGLLESLNSHKDVTLTDISLSDSTVHDRTVEEGSSPEADINQVQMIRIPIVRTTPLSICTTSQSIDYIEQKNSSEKKSNEKVCGKSSKEQKQRQNEEIVILESSSVSSETGSWESVFPPKVTDKEACDKFIQNERQNVSQNVAIVEKNKQDNLSDSENFAPFLVKTTPCFIDAASLVDEEHVSLSLHSQILTKKAKAKSKNIPLPSQPLPCSTIKGHDISPGDWSESNDNEDSLEQADNKEPDSIQKDLSPTIFEMTPITEDSLSANDNQEYKEIFETCKTSNIASAQQSTSAVYMGTTPHNSIMSLKGSSLKNYDSEESESDTIVMSRESLKNFRSNRYNESSLASDCVSMENISSPKLGTQNSSPSIRKKIDNIFITTEGSLNDNEKKNSSKPSKSASASAWVVDMSLSPKVAEDSKNNSSQNVNIKKPSDRMCATLKNESKVGSNDSCNKSRSSVDSDSSEKSGHKFYIDLSTLPDPLPPETTNIDKNSEKGNIFSMYIDLGEKSTLKEMPSRLSSSLNAKKQSNEKTSTSLKHIPTSKTPKNSYIEKPMPCSSKSHEQSVTFERYESLCNDPNISISDIIAIPEPTCKKSNKIYEVETEIKNDRTTRRKNDKSFKPDSRAVIREETTKCEDTDLFVRLSDLDKPMQNSDDFEREILDSRMTRSIPDNNWSEQNKAGTSRSSEVISSFHSENALSLNRLFPHLKNEFSKSMPISLSGRTQSPSRQGSSVCEVDEHNSDVSELSSVQSSMCRSVIENSTTEETSQTSSLIGNCQSRLGQDLLRMFLEEIAPDVIVEVSGKRIKAHKCILSSRCQYFAGILSGGWVESSGNVIVLPPFSFNVVHFALCHIYSGLSNIPDSISIVELATIADMLGLEGLKEAIMFTLKARYCHHFHRPCQVCTAGVLECFPLSSVYGLDDLYRKCLRWITKYFTKVWPTKAFATLPKELLDKCYQEHIINLTIDNLIDTVYGCGITVASLQNSRWAESVARMCRRLVNAAAHFAAPRLLAVLEIVSTAPDAHQSAKQALDDCLAAAIEWAPPDETCRVYAFLSHLVKEMKNQNFTNKDFMSNGGQNSSVPELSNFLFSHASCWRLQCEGALVRAAPRVVGTQAFKDLPTDLRRRLRELGCIMYGPQAIPLTNSPLQDRKSKSTYQSKPPKTINSATTRSLDMEKVRNSFVPYKPKPIVMGSKDKLMSSAEIRDIKKIAYKANMPKVRTTKAQEERAKFNQSKTLTSQDRSINNKPGSTRMFENTKPRYLEPRLAKEKEKKMPARKLVNKMVSSSESSRNSSPIQSRNVRASRITSNQVYEHKTHTMSQDSLATSSRPRTAEPSTDSLSGSQNSNKYATYTKTKHTSKGSVESVIPKSQGHSTASLLHSKIKTKIPVYYNQNSVSCNGNNKSNVSAKSWQVSNALVSAKSKNKTCERKVSGSLMNATKSSSAKIVPKVTKESQSSLTKSSKQQKHATKQACNSMQRREDFDREQNIPAMERSGTFLKDEPMFSDKSADMDKGQ